A DNA window from Cervus elaphus chromosome 17, mCerEla1.1, whole genome shotgun sequence contains the following coding sequences:
- the NEUROG2 gene encoding neurogenin-2, with translation MFVKSETLELKEEEDVLVLLGSASPASATLTPLSSSADEEEEEELGAAGGARRQLGAEAAPAALGGSPGGAEGCRPARLLGVVHECKRRPSRARAVSRGAKTAETVQRIKKTRRLKANNRERNRMHNLNAALDALREVLPTFPEDAKLTKIETLRFAHNYIWALTETLRLADHCGGGGLPGALFSEAVLLSPGGASAALSNSGDSPSPASTWSCTNSPAESSSASSNSTSPYSCTLSPASPEGSDMDYWQPPPPDKHRYAPHLPIVRDCI, from the coding sequence ATGTTCGTCAAATCCGAGACCTTGGAGttaaaggaggaggaggacgtgCTGGTGCTGCTGGGCTCGGCCTCCCCCGCCTCGGCGACTCTGACCCCTCTGTCTTCCAGTGCTgacgaggaggaagaggaggagctggGCGCGGCGGGCGGAGCGCGGCGGCAGCTTGGGGCAGAGGCCGCGCCCGCGGCGCTGGGCGGCTCGCCGGGAGGAGCCGAGGGCTGCCGGCCGGCGCGGCTGCTGGGTGTGGTGCATGAGTGCAAGCGGCGCCCTTCGAGGGCTAGGGCTGTTTCTCGGGGTGCCAAGACGGCCGAGACCGTGCAGCGCATCAAGAAGACCCGGAGACTGAAGGCCAACAACCGCGAGCGCAACCGCATGCACAATCTCAACGCGGCGCTGGACGCGCTGCGGGAGGTGCTCCCCACATTCCCGGAGGACGCCAAGCTGACCAAGATCGAGACCCTGCGTTTCGCCCACAACTACATATGGGCGCTCACCGAGACCCTGCGCCTGGCTGACCACTGTGGGGGCGGCGGCCTGCCCGGGGCGCTCTTCTCCGAGGCCGTCCTGCTGAGCCCGGGAGGCGCTAGTGCCGCCTTGAGCAACAGCGGAGACAGCCCTTCGCCCGCCTCCACGTGGAGCTGCACAAACAGCCCCGCGGAGTCTTCCTCGGCCTCCTCCAACTCCACCTCCCCCTACAGCTGCACTTTATCTCCCGCCAGCCCGGAGGGTTCAGACATGGACTATTGGCAGCCCCCACCTCCAGACAAGCACCGCTACGCACCTCACCTCCCCATAGTCAGGGACTGTATCTAG